A single window of Ananas comosus cultivar F153 linkage group 17, ASM154086v1, whole genome shotgun sequence DNA harbors:
- the LOC109723471 gene encoding E3 ubiquitin-protein ligase PUB22-like, producing MAEVEVPPYFLCPISLQIMRDPVTLSTGITYDRESIERWIFSEKHDVCPVTKQPLCPVDLELTPNHTLRRLTQSWCAANASSGIERFPTPRQPVNRAQVVRLLEEAKLPHSQISTFRKLKSIVAESDRNKRCVEAAGAVDFLVSVIMNATNYLIREQQEGGGGEELWERLEPSTRACDEALLILHSLQISEQSRATVIQKNAGFIDTLAAIMSRSNYRSRAHAVQILKSLLSVMTPTQKINTSKQLIEEVVDVVEDRVSYPAVKAALQILAMICTSDRRNKVTAVEAGAVPAMIELLLDETEKRVCEMALMALDQLCGCAEGRAALADHAAGMAVVSKKILRVSEVASEMAVRVLHSLAKYSATKAVADEMLQVGVVSKMFLVLSQVSCGLKTKEKAREIVKLHARVWRESPCLGHFKHYYSSS from the coding sequence ATGGCCGAAGTAGAAGTTCCACCATATTTCCTCTGTCCAATATCACTACAAATCATGAGAGACCCAGTAACGCTTTCGACGGGGATCACCTACGATCGCGAGAGCATCGAGCGGTGGATATTCAGCGAGAAGCACGACGTGTGTCCGGTCACCAAGCAACCGTTGTGCCCGGTCGACCTCGAGCTCACACCGAACCACACTCTCCGCAGGCTTACCCAATCATGGTGCGCCGCCAACGCCTCGTCAGGCATCGAGCGGTTCCCCACCCCCCGCCAACCGGTCAACCGAGCCCAGGTTGTGCGGCTTCTCGAGGAAGCCAAGCTCCCTCACTCCCAAATAAGTACTTTTCGCAAGCTTAAATCTATAGTTGCAGAGAGTGATCGCAACAAAAGGTGTGTTGAAGCTGCTGGTGCAGTAGATTTCTTAGTATCCGTGATTATGAATGCTACCAACTACTTAATAAGAGAACAacaagaaggaggaggaggagaagagttATGGGAAAGGTTGGAGCCCTCCACAAGAGCTTGTGACGAAGCACTTTTGATTCTACACTCTCTCCAAATCTCCGAACAAAGCCGTGCCACGGTTATCCAAAAGAATGCGGGATTCATCGACACGTTAGCGGCTATCATGTCGCGATCAAACTATCGATCGCGAGCTCACGCCGTACAAATTCTCAAGTCCTTACTCTCTGTAATGACTCCGACCCAAAAGATCAACACGAGCAAGCAACTGATCGAAGAGGTCGTCGACGTTGTAGAGGACCGCGTCTCGTACCCCGCCGTGAAGGCCGCGCTTCAAATCCTTGCGATGATTTGTACGTCGGATCGAAGGAATAAGGTTACGGCCGTCGAAGCCGGAGCTGTGCCGGCCATGATCGAGTTACTTTTGGATGAAACGGAGAAGAGGGTTTGCGAGATGGCGCTGATGGCATTGGATCAGCTGTGCGGCTGCGCGGAGGGGAGGGCGGCGCTGGCGGACCACGCGGCAGGGATGGCGGTGGTGTCGAAGAAGATACTTAGGGTTTCGGAGGTGGCGAGCGAGATGGCGGTGAGGGTGTTGCATTCGTTGGCCAAGTATTCGGCGACGAAGGCCGTGGCGGATGAGATGTTGCAGGTGGGAGTGGTTTCTAAGATGTTTCTGGTGCTAAGCCAGGTGAGCTGTGGGTTGAAGACCAAGGAGAAGGCGAGGGAGATTGTTAAGTTGCATGCTAGGGTTTGGAGGGAATCCCCTTGCTTAGGGCACTTCAAGCATTACTATTCTAGCTCATGA